CTATCAGATTAATTACTAAACAGATACaattaaagatttaaaaatttagtCATTTAATAGGTGTTtaaactttttgtttttatttttcagtaaaaaaaattatttattattttttattagttttatcaTTTGTTAATGAGTTTattatcaataatttttttaattaaattagacCAATTGGAAGATAGAttttctgtaaaaaaaaaaattgaatgactTGATCATATTTTTGAATGATTAAGTATGAAAaagatgacaaacataattattagtcaaaaactcaaaatcatcaacaaaTAACTTCGAGGTTTATTGAAAGGTAAAAATTCAGgtaaagtcgacttcacgtgaagttgatatttgagaatcattagataaaaatttagtcaaatcagtcaaatcatctaacggctctcagatgttaacttcacgtgaagtccaCTGCATCTGAATTTCCACCTTATTGAAAAGATATTTACACCAACACAAATTCAACAGCTCACCTTTTATAGAGGTAATCTTGATTGGTTATTAAAATCTCGTGTATTTAACACTTTCCAATAAACTTAGTCATTTAATTAACTTATGATAAATTGATAATAGAAGGTTCCTTATATTTAGCATGAATTAGAAAAGATATTCATACCAAAGTAGAGAAAATTttacataaaaacaaaaaagtaaattaaataaataaaatataaaatcgtAATAAAACGAGTCCTTTATAATTAAAGCAATTTATTAATGTGTTGGCCTATATTCTTTATTAATAGCAACCATGTGCATTACTGCATTGTTATTCGAAGTATGAAAGAAAGGTTTTgtgaaataatattttttatttaatatttttttctcatAACCTTTTTTGGTTCTACTTAATAATATACAATAAAAAATTACGCTTTACAACttcaatttaagaaaaaaaaattaacctcAAATTTTGGCCCCAAATATTTTCGTCAAGTCTCATGTATTTAACACTTTACGATGAACTTCTTGATTGGCTATTTAAATCTCGTGTATTTAACACTTCACAAATCACAATAAACTTATTCAGTAGTTCCACACTTTACGAaactagtatttttatattttattaatttataagtTATAACTATTTAAATGCAGCAAAAAATTACTTGGATCACCTAAAATAAAATCTGATACCTGGTATCATCCAAAGTCTAAATTTATGTAATTGAATTAGACTAAATACAAAGTCTAAATTTATGTAATTGAATTAGACTAATTCGAATTATAACTTTTAACAGTAAATCGAATTAAGTAGAGTAGATTTAGTAGGTAATGTTGTATTTGGAGTAAATTAAAATAGACTATTTCGATTTATACAAATATGGGATAAATCGAATTAAGTGGAACGTTAGATTTTTCATGGTAACTCGAAGTAGCGTAATTCGATTTATATGTATAGAGACCTATAATTATAAATCGAAATATGttgataaaatttattaaatttgtGGCAANCTAAAAATTTAGTAAATCTAAtaatctattttaatttatgattgTAGGTTTCTATACATGTAAATCGAATTAGGCTATTTTGATTTACCATAAAAAATCTAATGTTTCATAAATCTAGCTTACCTAATTCGATTTACTCCATacttatataaattaaaatacccTATTTCGATTTACTTTAAATGCAAGGTTACCTACTAAATCTACTCTACctaattcaatttatataaatttaaattttaagtgATACACGTATCATGTTTTATTTTGAGTGATCCTAATAATTTTTTGCTGCGTTTGGTTTACTGAGGTATTTTGcccaatatttttattatcatagAACTATAAAAGTTTAGAAATACTTGGGCAACTTTAAGTACATTATTCATGCGTATTTTAAAAACTTGTTTTTTATCGAAACTTTAATATATGCTAGGTTGATTAGATGCAAGATTATTTCATGTGTTAAAGAATATGTATAACAGACCTACTATGTAATACAAAAATGTACTTATGTATAGTAAAAGTtagctattatatatttatgtatattgaTTTANNNNNNNNNNNNNNNNNNNNNNNNNNNNNNNNNNNNNNNNNNNNNNNNNNNNNNNNNNNNNNNNNNNNNNNNNNNNNNNNNNNNNNNNNNNNNNNNNNNNNNNNNNNNNNNNNNNNNNNNNNNNNNNNNNNNNNNNNNNNNNNNNNNNNNNNNNNNNNNNNNNNNNNNNNNNNNNNNNNNNNNNNNNNNNNNNNNNNNNNNNNNNNNATCCACGTTAGGAAGAGGGGGTGTGCATTAAATAAAACGCTACCTGATAACCTGAAGGGACACGTTGCGACCGCACGGCGCGTCCGCATAAAGTCGTTCATAgcagaacacacacacacacacccttTCACcttctgtttcttctttttcttcttcttcttcaatttcaataacTCCAAAACACATAAGCCGTTCCAAAACGCTGCGTTTTACTTACAATATTCCCAATTACAATTCACCCCTAATCTGATCacaccttttctttttctttttccggCGCCACTATGGCAATCGCCGGCGGCGCCCACACGCCGCGCTCCGAAGCTAACCTCTTCAGGTTCTGCCCCTTCTGGAGCTCCGGcaacgcttcttcttcttcttcttctctatctTCTTCAGCTCACAACAACCATAACCACCGCTCCGAAGGGAACAACACTGCTACTTCTGCTTctgcgtcttcttcttcttcttcttctgccaaAACAGTGTCGGCGGTGGCGAGGTCGCTGTTCCCTCCACGTCGAAGGCTCCGTCTCGATCCTTCAAGCTGCCTCTACTTTCCATGTAAATTCTGAATTTCGCACTTGTATTGATTTTCTCTCTCTACGTTGACTTTTGACTTTTTTGCTCTCATTGAATTTGATTTTAGTTTACTTTCACAATTTGTCAATTCGTTGAGTTTTCTTGGATTGaaattcagctcttttactttggaagcattttaattttaattttgtttcttttttgggATGTTTGAccttattagttattattatcTGCAAAGGAAATGGAGTTGTGGTTTTTATTTTCAATGGTTAAGAAAAGgatattacttttttttaatagTATTATTTTTAATCAACTGCGTCACGTGTGTGTAAAATGATAACATAAACGATGAAATTGATATCTTTCATTGGGAGCTCTCAGAAATGGATTAAAGACACTAAAAAGTAAAAAACCAAAATTTATAGCTAAATATAAACTATAAATAATGATAGATGGGAAATTTAGAATAAACAATTGTGTTTTTCCCTCTTATATTGATCCCCCTCCccctccaaagaaaaaaaaaaaagaaaaatagttttctttttttcttaataattttgtTTACCCATGTGAAGTACTgattaaataagaaaaagaaaattttggtgCCGTCTTTGTTAATGATTATTACTGAATTTGggtttttgtttgttatttcaGATGAACCGGGGAAACAGGTTAGGAGTGCGGTTCGTTTGAAAAACACAAGCAAGTCGTATGTTGCTTTCAAGGTATATTGTTTCTGTGGACTCATCTGGTGTGTCTCTAATGTGGCTTCACTGGCTTCAGAAGTATGTATGCTTTTTTTTCACTTGTCGTGGTTCTCTGAGCATTGAACACCGACACACAGCAGGACAAGGACGAATTTATATATAGATGGACCTGTCTCTCTTGTGTCAGCTTTTGTGTAACTCTGTTTGTGATGTGTCATGTTTCACCAATAAAATTGGggaaaaatatcaaaatattaggatgtctagttttaactaattaattcattttttattccttttaCACATGTTCTGTTTATGTTGTTGTCTTACTGGCTTCTGAAATAACCCTTTTTATCAGTTTCAAACTACGGCACCAAAGAGTTGTTACATGAGGCCTCCTGGTGGTATTATTGCTCCTGGTGAAAGCTTGATTGCAACCGGTAATTTTCGTTTTCGAAAGGAAAATTGATTATCAGCtttcttaaaataataataaaaaagtttaTTTATGTCAATGTTCCTTTCCAAATTTGGTTGTCAGTGTTTAAGTTTGTGGAGCAACCTGAGAACAATGAAAAGATGTCAG
The DNA window shown above is from Arachis ipaensis cultivar K30076 chromosome B08, Araip1.1, whole genome shotgun sequence and carries:
- the LOC107613724 gene encoding vesicle-associated protein 4-1 isoform X1 — its product is MAIAGGAHTPRSEANLFRFCPFWSSGNASSSSSSLSSSAHNNHNHRSEGNNTATSASASSSSSSSAKTVSAVARSLFPPRRRLRLDPSSCLYFPYEPGKQVRSAVRLKNTSKSYVAFKVYCFCGLIWCVSNVASLASEFQTTAPKSCYMRPPGGIIAPGESLIATVFKFVEQPENNEKMSDQKNKVKFKIMSLKVKEGVDYVPELFDEQKDLVSVERILKVVFIDPERPSPALEKLKRQLNEADAAVEARKKPPPVEVGPRVVAEGLVIDEWKERRERYLARQQVQAVDSV
- the LOC107613724 gene encoding vesicle-associated protein 4-1 isoform X2 gives rise to the protein MAIAGGAHTPRSEANLFRFCPFWSSGNASSSSSSLSSSAHNNHNHRSEGNNTATSASASSSSSSSAKTVSAVARSLFPPRRRLRLDPSSCLYFPYEPGKQVRSAVRLKNTSKSYVAFKFQTTAPKSCYMRPPGGIIAPGESLIATVFKFVEQPENNEKMSDQKNKVKFKIMSLKVKEGVDYVPELFDEQKDLVSVERILKVVFIDPERPSPALEKLKRQLNEADAAVEARKKPPPVEVGPRVVAEGLVIDEWKERRERYLARQQVQAVDSV